From one Nilaparvata lugens isolate BPH chromosome 2, ASM1435652v1, whole genome shotgun sequence genomic stretch:
- the LOC111046655 gene encoding proton-coupled folate transporter — MEFIYPEVLAFLLLFPAGLSKGVFTNLLMESLCMSVKNMSYDVCSHVELIPGDVQNIIQPELNRLLNWQVLIETILPAFCVIFLGPWSDSHGRRPLILISVLGQFLYYFILSVQVLFNDLLPASYYLLPSIPIGLSGSYSVLVLAIVCSITDFTTTENRAAKMGTFQASCMVGSLIAQFLTAKVSKGPHGFQITFLICAVACFINLLYAIRFVPESVNLTRVSWIPYFSFSILLYYSILASLLI, encoded by the exons ATGGAGTTCATTTATCCTGAGGTTTTGGCGTTCCTCTTACTTTTCCCCGCTGGATTATCAA AGGGAGTGTTCACGAACCTATTGATGGAATCACTGTGCATGAGTGTGAAAAACATGAGCTACGACGTTTGCTCGCATGTTGAGCTGATTCCTGGTGATGTGCAGAACATCATTCAGCCAGAATTGAATCGACTACTCAACTGGCAAGTGCTCATAGAGACCATCCTTCCTGCGTTCTGTGTCATTTTTCTGGGACCATGGAGTGATTCTCACGGCAGGCGACCGCTTATTCTCATATCAGTTCTAG GTCAATTCCTCTATTACTTCATCTTATCGGTACAAGTACTGTTCAATGACTTATTACCGGCAAGCTATTATCTTCTGCCGTCAATACCTATTGGACTCTCTGGCAGTTACTCTGTGTTGGTTCTCGCCATTGTTTGCTCCATCACCGACTTCACAACCACTGAGAATAGAGCTGCCAA GATGGGAACGTTCCAAGCCAGCTGCATGGTTGGATCTCTGATAGCTCAGTTCCTAACAGCCAAGGTTTCCAAAGGTCCTCACGGCTTTCAAATCACCTTCTTGATTTGCGCAGTTGCATGTTTCATCAACCTGCTCTACGCCATCAGGTTTGTGCCTGAATCCGTCAACCTTACTCGGGTTAGTTGGATACCTTATTTTtcgttttcaatattattatattattcaattttagctAGTTTACTTATCTGA